Proteins from a single region of Corylus avellana chromosome ca11, CavTom2PMs-1.0:
- the LOC132166063 gene encoding uncharacterized protein LOC132166063, with protein sequence MTHVLLACAGPQRLLIQRPCAAFSQPPTTSYPSFSLHTNHLPPFLTVNLCNPSYARTRTLLCRAKASRSQKLNTQNLERELEEEKQEYEEEDEDEEEFEDGFSGRGGYRGREEEKDYDRDPEFAEILGSCLDDPQKARSKMEERLRRKRNKILQSKTGSAIPMTVTFNKFDFSNSYIWFEFYNIPLEKDITLICDAIRSWHIIGRLGGCNSMNMQLSQSPLDKRPSYDATQGANVTPTTFYNIGDLEIQDNLARIWLDIGTREPLLLDVLINALTQISTDIIGIKQLMFGGSEFENWKENLTSEDAGCSFHKI encoded by the exons ATGACTCATGTGTTGCTAGCATGCGCCGGTCCCCAGCGCCTGCTTATCCAACGCCCCTGCGCAGCGTTTTCTCAACCGCCAACCACTTCGTACCCCAGCTTTTCCCTCCACACTAACCACTTACCGCCGTTCTTGACCGTTAATCTTTGTAATCCGAGCTATGCTCGGACCAGAACGTTGCTGTGTAGAGCTAAAGCGAGTCGAAGCCAGAAATTGAATACCCAGAACCTGGAAAGAgagcttgaagaagaaaaacaagagtACGAGGAGGAGGATGAAGACGAGGAGGAATTTGAAGATGGGTTTTCAGGTCGGGGTGGATAtagagggagagaagaagagaaagattaTGACCGAGACCCCGAGTTCGCTGAAATCCTCGGTAGTTGTCTGGATGACCCGCAAAAGGCGCGGTCCAAA ATGGAGGAGAGGTTGAGGaggaaaaggaacaaaattttgcAGTCGAAGACCGGTTCAGCGATACCAATGACGGTGACATTCAATAA ATTTGACTTCTCAAACTCATACATATGGTTTGAATTCTACAACATTCCGTTGGAGAAAGATATTACCTTAATTTGTGAT GCCATTCGTTCATGGCACATTATTGGACGTCTAGGTGGATGCAATTCCATGAATATGCAA CTGTCACAATCTCCTTTGGATAAAAGACCAAGTTATGATGCTACTCAGGGAGCAAATGTGACACCAACCACATTTTACAATATTGGGGATCTTGAGATTCAAGACAACTTGGCACGAATCTG GTTGGATATTGGGACCAGGGAACCATTGCTTCtggatgttttgataaatgCATTGACACAGATAAGCACTGA CATAATTGGCATCAAACAACTAATGTTTGGTGGATCTGAATTTGAGAACTGGAAAGAAAACTTGACATCAGAGGATGCAGGTTGCAGCTTCCACAAGATTTAG
- the LOC132166454 gene encoding histone acetyltransferase type B catalytic subunit: MGQKQQSTADPTADPKKRRRVGFSNIDAGVEAKECIKIYLVSSKEEVGSADSLCINPVDLNSFFDEDGKIYGYQGLQITIWVSSISFQAYADITFQSESDGGKGITDLKAALQRIFAETLVDNKHEFLQTFSTESSLIRSIISSGEILNYKTSNGNTVDSNIHLEAANSDVEVVRMVVGTTAAGHLYSRLIPLVLLLVDGSSPIDVIDPRWELYVLIQKKTDQQGEVQCKLLGFTAIYRFYHYPDSSRLRLSQILVLPPYQHKGYGRYLLEVLNNVAVSEDVYDLTVEEPLDYFQHVRTCVDIPRLLVFDPIQDAVSSAVSRLKRGKLSKKIHIPRFTPPSSVIDDVRKSLKINKKQFLKCWEVLIYLGLDPVDKYMEDFVSVISNRVKDDIIGKDSGTAGKRVIEVPSDYDQEMSFVMHRSRTGEDDSVQMDENQTNQEEQLRQLVDERVKEIKLIAQKVSVH; encoded by the exons ATGGGGCAGAAGCAGCAATCCACCGCTGATCCCACCGCCGATCCCAAGAAACGAAGGCGCGTCGGTTTCTCCAACATCG ATGCTGGAGTTGAGGCCAAAGAGTGCATCAAGATTTACCTGG TTTCTAGCAAAGAGGAAGTGGGTTCTGCAGACAGTTTATGTATCAACCCTGTTGACTTGAATAGCTTTTTTGATGAAGATGGAAAGATATATGGTTACCAAGGATTGCAG ATTACCATCTGGGTTAGCAGCATATCATTTCAAGCATATGCTGATATTACTTTTCAGAGTGAGTCTGAT gGAGGAAAAGGTATCACAGATCTGAAAGCTGCTCTCCAG AGAATTTTTGCTGAGACTCTTGTTGATAACAAACATGAGTTTCTTCAGACTTTTTCCACTGAGAGCAGTCTTATTAG ATCCATTATCTCAAGCGGGGAGATATTGAACTACAAAACCTCAAATGGAAACACCGTTGATAGTAATATCCATTTGGAAGCAGCTAATTCCGATGTTGAG GTTGTTCGCATGGTGGTGGGCACTACGGCTGCTGGGCACCTCTACAGTCGCCTGATacctcttgttcttcttcttgttgatg GTAGCAGCCCTATTGATGTTATTGATCCAAGATGGGAGTTGTATGTTTTGATTCAGAAGAAAACTGATCAGCAGGGCGAGGTTCAATGCAAATTGCTTGGTTTTACAGCCATTTATCGTTTTTACCATTATCCAGACAGTTCTCGATTGCGACTCAGTCAG ATACTGGTATTGCCTCCTTACCAACACAAAGGTTATGGGCGTTACCTTCTGGAGGTGCTTAATAATGTTGCAGTGTCTGAAGATGTTTATGACTTGACAGTTGAAGAGCCCTTGGATTACTTCCAACATGTGCGCACCTGCGTTGACATACCACGCTTGCTTGTTTTTGATCCAATCCAGGATGCTGTTAGTTCAGCTGTTTCACGCCTTAAGCGAGGAAAACTGTCAAAGAAAATCCACATCCCTCGGTTCACGCCCCCTTCAAGTGTCATTGATGATGTCAGgaaaagtttgaaaattaacaaaaagcAGTTTCTCAAGTGTTGGGAGGTTTTAATCTATCTTGGTCTTGATCCTGTTGACAAGTACATGGAGGATTTTGTGAGTGTCATTTCAAATCGTGTGAAGGATGACATTATCGGGAAAGATTCTGGGACTGCCGGAAAGCGAGTAATTGAAGTTCCAAGTGATTATGATCAGGAGATGTCGTTTGTCATGCATAGGTCTCGGACTGGTGAAGATGATAGTGTTCAGATGGatgaaaatcaaacaaatcaagAAGAGCAGCTCCGGCAGTTAGTAGACGAGAGGGTGAAAGAAATTAAGTTAATTGCACAGAAGGTATCTGTGCATTAG